Genomic segment of Myxococcus stipitatus:
GGAGAGGAACGGGTGAGCTGGACGCGGCTCGCGCAGAACGTGGCGGTGGGCGCCACGGACCTCTACCTGGCGCAGCCCGTGAACTGGCGGGCCGGTGACAGCATCGTGGTCGTGTCCAGTCACCTCGACTGGAACGAGGCCGAGCAGCGCACCATCGCCAGCGTGGACCCGGGCGGCACGCGGGTGACCTTGTCGAGCGCGCTCTCGTTCGCGCACTCCGGGGTGGTGAAGACGTTTGCTTCACCCACGCGGAGCTGGACGGTGGACCTTCGCGCCGAGGTGGGCCTGCTCACCCACAACATCGTGGTGAAGGGGCACGCCACCCTCGCCAACGCCTCGGGGTACGGCGGCCACATCATGGTCATGGACAAGTCCCGCGCGTACGTCAGCGGCGTGGAGCTGGCCAACATGGGGCAGAAGGCGGCCCGTGGCCGCTATCCCTTCCACTGGCACATGCTCGCGGAGCTGGGCGAGGGGCAGTACTTCCGGAGCTCCAGCGTCCACCACTCCTACAACCGGGCCATCACCATCCATGGCACGGAGAGCACCCGGGTGGAGAACAACTTCTTCTACGACCACATTGGCCACGGGGTGTTCCTGGAGGACGGCAGCGAGCGCTTCAACGTCATCAAGGGCAACGTGACGCTGCTCACGCGCAGGCCCAAGCCGCTGGAGGCCGTCACCCCGTCCGACAACGAGCTGGATGTCATCCAGAACCGCACGCCTGCGAGCTATTGGATCACGAACCCCGAGAACACCTTCGAGGACAACGTCGCGGCGGGCACCCAGGGGACAGGCTTCTGGTTCGCGTTCCCCACGAAGCCCATGGGCGCCTCCGAGACCCACCCGCGCTTCAAGGACCTGAAGCCCGACTCGCGGCCGCTCATCTCCTTCAAGGGCAACAGTGCCCACAGCACCATGTCCGGGTTCGACATCTTCGACCGGTTGTCCCCAGACCACTCCATCATCCCCAACCATGGCTGGAACGACGACAGCCTTCACCTCATCGAGAACAGCACCTGGTACGCGAACGCGCTGGGCATCTACACCGGCATCGGCGTGGGCGGTCCGACGGACAACCTCATCTTCCGGAACAACATCCTGGTCGACAACGTGTGGAACTCGATGCTGGCCAGCTACAGCGTCATCGAGCAGAGCGTGTTCGTGGCGGACTCGGGGGCGAACCTCCTCCCGAGCGGCCTCGAGCGCTTCGCCTACCGCGTGTATGACGGCGCGGGCCAGGTGCGCGACTCGCACTTCATCGGCTGGAATGCCCCCAACGCGAACTTCCTCATCAACACGGGCGCGGCCGTCAAGCACCCCAACCACCTGTTCACGAACAACACGGTGTCGCCCGCGGGTCCGCCGCGCATCCGCCTGGAGGACTTCGACATCCCGCCGACGAAGAACACCGGCGTGGGAGACCCCGGGCATCCGCGCTACTGGTCCATCGCGGTGCGAGACACCACGGGTGGCATCACCGGCAAGCCCAACACGACGATTGTCTCCAGCCAGCCGTTCATGCGCGTGGGGGATGAGTACCGCCCGCCCAACTGGACGAACGCGTACCGCAGCGACCACCGGTTCGTGATGTCCCGGCTCACCTACCTGGAGGACTTCCCGGACACGCCCAACATCGCCTGCACGCGCGAGAAGGCGGGGACGCCCACGGCCTCCGTCTTCTACATCGACAACGACGGGTATCGCGAATGGCACCAGCTCCCGTTCATCGTCAACGAGGGCTTCGAGTACACCTACGCCTATCAGTCGCTCCCGCCGGGCAAGCGGGTGACGATGACGATGGAGGATGCCTCGGTGGGCGACTTCTACGTCGCGCGCTTCAAGGACTTCGGGAAGCTGGGGAACCTGCGGTTCTTCTCCAACCAGTCGAGCTTCACGCCGCACACTTCGCTCGCGAATCTCCGCGCCGCCACGAGCTCGGGGTACTTCGTCCAACCAGGGGGCGACGTGTACGTGAAGGCCGTCGCCACGGGAAGGACGCAGGGCTACATCCTCTACTGGGACACGCCCTTCGTGGTGCCGCCGCTCGACACGGACGGCGACCAGGTGACGGATGCGGTGGAGATCAGCAGGAGCCGCCACCCGTTCGACGCCTCGGACCTGCTGGCGGGATTCGACACCGCGGGTGACTTCGAGGACTGGACGGTCTTCTCCAACGTGAGCGGGCAGGCCGTGGCGGGAGGCGTGTTGACGGGCACCTCCACCGGCAACGGAGACGCGCTGGTCGTCAACAGCGCCTTCAACTTCGCCGCGAGCCGCGTCCCGACCATCCAGGTCCGCATGAAGGCGACCCAGAGCACCGGGGTCCAGGTCTTCTTCGCCACGGACACGCAGCCGGGCTTCTCCGCCGCGCGTGTGGCCAATGGCTGGTACAGCGGCGGCGGCGCCTATCAGGTGGTGACGTTGGACATGGCGGGAGTGCCCGGCTGGTCGGGCACCATCACGGACCTCCGCCTGGACCCGGTGTCGGGCGCGGGCATCCAGTTCGACATCGACTCGATTCGCGGACTCGGGCCGTAGCGCTCAGGGGGCGGGTCTGCACTCCGTGCCGGCCTTCACCGCGGCGCGGAGCAGGTCCCGCATGCCCGTCCCCAGCTGGGTCGTCTCCAGGCCCGCGATGGCCACGCTGACGTCGAGCTCCGGGCACACCAGGGCGGTGATGCCCCAGAAGCCCTCGTGCAGGTAGCATGGCTGGGCGCCCGCGCGCTCCAGCCGGAAGATGCCCATGCCGCCGCCGTCGTCGGTGTTGGTGGGCGGCACTCGCGTCATCCGCTCCAGCGTGGACGCGCGGGTGAACACCTCGCCCGAGAACAGGGCCTGGAAGAAGCGGGAGACGTCGGGCGTGGTGGACACGAGCCCACCTCCGCCGAAGAGGTCCGCGGTGGCGTCGATGTTCGCGAGCGGGAAGCCGTCATAGCTCTGGGGCGCGCGGGACGGTGTCTCCCGTGTCTCCAGCCAGGTGTCGCGAAGCCCCAGCCGCTCGAAGCCGAGCAGGCGCCGGTAGGCCTCCCCGAGCCCCAGGCCCGTCTTCTCCTCGAGGAGGGCGCCGAGCAGCAGATAGCCCGTGTCCGAGTACACGTAGCGTTCGCCCGGTGTTCCCTCGGGCCGCCCGTGCTCCATCGCGAAGCGCACCTGGGCTTCGCGGGTCCACACGCGCTCCGGCGCAGCGAGGACCGTCGCGAGGTAGTCCTCGCTCTGCGCGTAGTCGTAGAGGCCGCTGGTGTGCGTGAGGAGCTGCGCCACCGTCATCTGCTCGGGGCGGTAGCCTCCGGCCCGCAGCAGCTCCGGGTAGGGCGCGGGCACCACCGGGTCCACCGTGTCGTCGAGCGACAGCTTTCCGTCCTCTACCAGCCGCAGGAGCGCCGCCGCCAGGTACGTCTTGGTGACGCTGGCGATGCGGAACGGCGTGCGCGCGTCCAGGGCGTCCACCTTCGCGGAGTGGACCGCCTCCGAGAACTCGAGCCCCGCCGAGGGGATGCGCACGCTCATCAGCCAGCCCGCGT
This window contains:
- a CDS encoding G8 domain-containing protein; translated protein: MKTFMSGWVALLAVAVVSSPGDAEAVSRSSASSTVSTLPNGSFETPALPASPGYQIAPAGSGWTFVNGAGFSRNNTAFTSGNPVAPQGAQVLLLQGVASASQTLSLPAGSYVFSFMAAQRGNLPSTQVLELRVDGSPRQSFTPTGASYQRFTTAPISLASGAHTVALHGLNPQGTDSTAFVDDFTVTRVRDVSLSGFESPALPASPGYVYAPAGGPWTFEPGAGLSRNATAFTVGNPVAPEGGQVLFLQGASSASLNVAVPRGYHRFRLKAALRGTDPTQPPAKDIVIAVNGTKVGHFRPASTQYVEQVSTVLWLEAGTVTVRLTGVDTAPGDHTGLVDDLRLESVHDWKDPLVWGGAVPGPSDDATVVLGSAVCIDGVLNPRSITVRGELLGVQNRNVDVTTQYVMVMGVDSLLEVGQERTPYLSKATFTLNATDTQLDLMGMGNNFLGAMGSGTLHLHGEERVSWTRLAQNVAVGATDLYLAQPVNWRAGDSIVVVSSHLDWNEAEQRTIASVDPGGTRVTLSSALSFAHSGVVKTFASPTRSWTVDLRAEVGLLTHNIVVKGHATLANASGYGGHIMVMDKSRAYVSGVELANMGQKAARGRYPFHWHMLAELGEGQYFRSSSVHHSYNRAITIHGTESTRVENNFFYDHIGHGVFLEDGSERFNVIKGNVTLLTRRPKPLEAVTPSDNELDVIQNRTPASYWITNPENTFEDNVAAGTQGTGFWFAFPTKPMGASETHPRFKDLKPDSRPLISFKGNSAHSTMSGFDIFDRLSPDHSIIPNHGWNDDSLHLIENSTWYANALGIYTGIGVGGPTDNLIFRNNILVDNVWNSMLASYSVIEQSVFVADSGANLLPSGLERFAYRVYDGAGQVRDSHFIGWNAPNANFLINTGAAVKHPNHLFTNNTVSPAGPPRIRLEDFDIPPTKNTGVGDPGHPRYWSIAVRDTTGGITGKPNTTIVSSQPFMRVGDEYRPPNWTNAYRSDHRFVMSRLTYLEDFPDTPNIACTREKAGTPTASVFYIDNDGYREWHQLPFIVNEGFEYTYAYQSLPPGKRVTMTMEDASVGDFYVARFKDFGKLGNLRFFSNQSSFTPHTSLANLRAATSSGYFVQPGGDVYVKAVATGRTQGYILYWDTPFVVPPLDTDGDQVTDAVEISRSRHPFDASDLLAGFDTAGDFEDWTVFSNVSGQAVAGGVLTGTSTGNGDALVVNSAFNFAASRVPTIQVRMKATQSTGVQVFFATDTQPGFSAARVANGWYSGGGAYQVVTLDMAGVPGWSGTITDLRLDPVSGAGIQFDIDSIRGLGP
- a CDS encoding serine hydrolase domain-containing protein, producing the protein MASRGISTSVLLCVFALSCRSHEPDVLPCEPDAVRASLRQAMREALETHPGNAGWLMSVRIPSAGLEFSEAVHSAKVDALDARTPFRIASVTKTYLAAALLRLVEDGKLSLDDTVDPVVPAPYPELLRAGGYRPEQMTVAQLLTHTSGLYDYAQSEDYLATVLAAPERVWTREAQVRFAMEHGRPEGTPGERYVYSDTGYLLLGALLEEKTGLGLGEAYRRLLGFERLGLRDTWLETRETPSRAPQSYDGFPLANIDATADLFGGGGLVSTTPDVSRFFQALFSGEVFTRASTLERMTRVPPTNTDDGGGMGIFRLERAGAQPCYLHEGFWGITALVCPELDVSVAIAGLETTQLGTGMRDLLRAAVKAGTECRPAP